DNA from Cygnus atratus isolate AKBS03 ecotype Queensland, Australia chromosome 31, CAtr_DNAZoo_HiC_assembly, whole genome shotgun sequence:
ACAGAGGTGTGATGGATACGCTGAGATCATGAAAGCCATCATCAACATGCCCCTAAGAAGATGACTGATATGGGCAGGTCAGGAGAAACCCAGGACAGGAGAAATGTGAGATTTGGAGGAGGGAACCGGGGCTTGGCCAGCAGAAATTAAGGATTTTGTAGAGGTAAGAAGGTTCAGGTTTTTGCTGATGCTGTTGTAACTGTGACTTAAAATAGTCACCTGAGGCCCTTCACCGGCTTCAACCAGTAAACTTAATCCCTAAATTTAAATGCTACTCCACACCCTGACAGGAATCCACTGCTCTTATGCCTGAGCTCAAAGTATGTACTGAAGCCAAAACTATGCCCATAGCCTCTTTCCCTTACCATTACTGCTTACCTTGATCCCTACCCTTAACACTAgatttaaatgctttatttgacCCTAGACTTCTTGGCAGACCTAAACAAAACCCTAAACCACAAAGCTTGGTCGTACCCTAACCACAGACCTTGACACCATAAGCAGAACACCAAACCTGCCCATGAAATAATTGATTAAATTGTAACCCAAAAAGTGAGCCCAGGTCCCTAATCAAAACCTGAACACCGAACAGAGGAAGCACTTGTTCCTGTGCATTAACCTCCTCACCTTCAGACACTTTTTAACCCTTAACTTAAGGTGGTTGGCCccttggggcagggcaggaaccGTGAGGTTGCCGTGCAGACACATGGCACTCAGAGATGAGCTGTGAGGGGCCAAGGATCTGATCAGCTTGTGGGCCACAAGGAGGAGATGGGTGGGAATGCTCTGatgagctcagctctgcctcaggatgtcctgccccagcaggaggaatgtgactgtggcagtgactgtgaggtcacttctgtctctgcagctgatagggcagcagcaggaacgtgtcacggaaagggactgtgaggtccCTTCTGTCTGTAGGTGGCACGTCACCCTTGGCTTCTCCTTGGGATCGGCACTTTGGGGCTGACATCTGCCAGTGGCCCTGGTAGGCCAGCAGAAGGCCCCTGCTTGGCACgctgactgtgggatcccctctgcctccatccccaggaggacccagacagaaagaaggcccGCATAGGGGTTGTCCTGTGCCTTCTGCTTGAGTCCAGCACTGGACAGCACGAGGCACAAGGCTTGGCTGTGTCtagccaagaagctgcaaggccagcagcaggcccagggcTTGGGAGATGCTGGTGAGGTGACTTGTGTCTGCTTGGCTGACAGGCCGCAAGGAGCCTGATGGGTTGGGATGCCTACTTCAGGAGTGGTTTCCACCCTGATGGAGCTTTCTTTGGtagtaggaaagagcaggagagaaaaaactgccaCAAAGTGCACCTTGGAAGGGTGGCACTGGCCacgaggaggaaaaaatgtcccTCAAAGGGTCGTGCTGTGGTGCCAGAGGTCACCAAAAGAGAGTCTATGATCACACCCATGGCTTTGTGTTTCAAGGAACAGCTGATGAGGGTTGAGGAGACATGGGTGAGATGATGGAAAGTCCTGGATGAGAGCAAGGTGGTGAACAGAGATGGGTGTCTGCAGAACACTATAAGGAAATAGGGCAAAGTGTGGGACAGCAtaggaaagcctgcagaggagaaggcagagggtgCTGGCAAGAAGGGAAGGCCCCAACAGCCCTGACGTTTTTGTCCCTTTGCCTAGAGCTTCTGAGGAGACGAGACATAGTCATTGCAAAGGGGCCTCACTGCTTCCTTGATACCCTGtgcaggggtggggaggtgtCAGAATGAAGTTCTTCTCATGGCATCACACTGTCCAACACATCATACAGACCCCAAGAAGAGCCCTGAGCCAGACGTGGGGGTGCAGGATCTCCCCTCCCAGTGGCTGGGGTCAGGCCTTGgcccttctgcttcaccaaaaccaaccaagacttttctcagcacagcGCTTTGCCTGTCTGCAATCATGGCCTCCAATTATCTGCCCTAACAAGTCCCTGGGGAGGCTTTGTTAGTAACAGCCCTCCCTGGGGCCCATTAATACTCCAAGTCActtcaacttttccttctgactttactTTCTCAAGCACTTGCATCATTCTCCTCTCACTACTCAAGTTTCACGGACTCAGCACTAAAATACACCACAGAACACAGTAAAACAGAGAATCTCCTAAGGAGCCATATCTCTCCCACAGTTTTCTTCAAGTCTTCAAGACTTGTGCAGCTAATTGGAGAGCTTTCATGGTGTAGTTAAGGAGGAGGATTTCAAAGAGCATCTAATAGaaatctttcctccttttaaagGCTGAATATTGTTGTATTTCACTTTAGAGCATCATTTTCCTATAGATATTCATCTCGGGTTACTCCTTTGAAGCCCTGTATAGGCAGGAAGAGCAGGGTTattcctatttaaaaacaaacagcaggaaatcatgctgtaattttcaaaaaaaaaagaaaaaagttcctAAATTTTTGCCTCCAGTGATGTTTACCTTCCCAAAACGATGACTGTACATGATGTATTTTACACTGATTaataggaaatttaaaataaatgtgtgaaCATTAATCCGCATCATACTAATTCAATGATAAACGATGAGTTTCTTGCTAAGGAAACCATTAGACAGACTGCTGAGAGATGAGCGAGCTGGAACTCACTGAAACCCAAAGCAGCAACTGGGTTGGTGAGAGCGGTCTGAATGATCAAAGAGTAAGGGGAGGGCAAGCCAGGAGAACCATGGGAAGTGCATGGgtccagacaggcagctggaaaggggacATTCAGCATGTTCTGTGTAATCAAGTCAGGTTTTGTGCCTCGAAGATGAGGGAGCACACCATGATAGACAAAGCGATGACAATGCAAGTACAGGTGAACACCAGTATTCCTTCTCCTGCCATGAATATACATCCTGAAAATTCTCATTTCCTCATGATAGAAATTATCATTCACGTGAGACATTTAACGGAAGGGATTGAATCATTTGAGCTGATGAGTAGTTGCTTTATTAATTAAGTACTAAAAAAATTACTGGGTATTgaggcagagctttgctgtctgACCATAAGCATAACCAGGGAAAACCTCCTGTGGACCCAGTTGTGTTTGAGGCACTTCCCTGGACCGGCAGATGTCAGAAAAGACCTGCAGGAGACCGGAGCCCTTTGGTAAAAGCAGGTGGAGCCAGATGGAGTTCCCAGGGCACCTCCACTGCCAGCAGTGGTCTTTGTCCCTGTAACTGCAGCCCAGCCTAGCACAGGAAACCCCTTCAAAGACAACACCCTAGTTCAGTGGGTTCCTGAGATTGACCTAGATTTGAAACGGCCATTGGAAACCCATAATACTTTCCCGTATTCCTGCTAGACACTTGAACATGCATTTACCTTCCTGGGTCATCTTTAGCAAACTCAGGCTGAAAAACTCAAGTATAGCACGCTTCAAATGGCTGAGCCAGAACCCATCAGCTTGCCCCACTTTGGAAATGGTCCCTGTCCAACTAagattttgaaagtgaaaatgtgaaatgaccCGTCAGGTCAATGCGCAGAGTAAGGGAAAGTCACACATATTGTGCTGGAGtagcagaaggcaaaaagcacTGCATTGTGCCTCAGAGTAATCAAGGAGACCTAATCCAGTTCATCTGTGAGATAAAGCAGAGTGAAGGACGTTGAGTTGTGTCCTAACATGAAGAAGGATGTACATCACTGGTGAAGGAACTGTCTTTTTGTGCCATCACCAATGCAAATTACACAAGAACTACGTCAAATAAAGGTAACAAGCCCCACCCTGGCTCTGTCACCCcacagggcaggggagagggagctGACAGCCAAGGGATGCAATTCTGTGCAGGAGGTGGGGCCCAGCAGAGACAAGGAGCCAaggcagtggggtgggggaggccaggagaagcagcccaAGGGGTCGTGCTTCTTGTGAGGACATGTTTGTGCCAGCAGCCTgagtgggcagcagctgtgcgCAGGTGAGGGGAGGCCAGGAAGCGCACGCCAAGAGcgctcctgccagcagagacaAGGCCTGGGGCCGAGGGCAAGGGGAGGGGcaggcccagggcagggggctgcaagggccatgctgagctccctgcccctgcagcagccgcaCTGGCCCTCAGCAGACGTGCTGGCCTGCAGGCACGGGGAGGTGCTGGTGTGcatcagagagcagcaaggagggcGCTGGAGAGTGCCGGGGCGAGGCGTGTGGCAGAGCCCCATGCAGGGACTGGCTGGgggtcccctctgctgcagccaccacAAGCAgcgtggcaggaggagggcaagCAGGGATTGTGGCCACGGGGCAGAGCCTGGGTCTGGATGCTCCGTTAGTGCCGTGCAGGTCCTGGCAGGCTGCAGTGAGGGGACGAATGCCCCGGgcccccttcctgctctgcccaggccagCAAGGGCCCAGAGCGgcctcctgtcccctgcccctgcagctctgggctcccttccccagccctggctctgcagcaccaagccctgctgggagcccttCCCTGCATGCTGCCACCGCTCCCCTGACGCTGCTGGTGCCCTCTGCCGggcactgcccagcccagcccagcccctgcccacctctcTCCACCTCCCGgacctctccccagcccagcagcccaggctgggctggccccagggcagtgcccaccgcaggctgctgcagggctctggaaacggccaccacagccccagcccctcgcaaGGCAccgcagctgctgggacaaagGCGGCTCTGGgcgtccccagcagcccccgggctggggcCAGCCACGGCTCAGGAGATGGAGGGCCATGAAGCTGCAGAAGCCCTGGTCTCCTGCCTGGGAGATCCCCAGCCCAGAGTGCCTGTGCCCCGCAGGGCCATCCCCGCTCCCCAGGCCAGCACAAGAGGCCTGGCCCAGGCACAGAGCACCTCCAGATTCCGGTCCGTGAAGCTCCACATTGCCCCACTGAGCAGTGATGGGCAGCCCCAAGGGCCACCACGGCTGTTCCTAAATGTGACAGCAGGGCTTTTGGCCCTGAGCCCCTTCTCCGTTCAGAGAATGAGATGGGATCTGAGAGCTTTGAATATCTCATGGCTTCGTTATTGTCTTTATCTACACACGAAGTTTGGTTCTTAAAGTACAGTAGATGACTGGGTAAAAATTAACAGGTAGCAAGGATGAGAAGAaatttccttaaattaaaataatattatcacacattttaaaaaataagacttaacaatttcagaaaacattttgtgagaAATTCTCTCAGTACTGTTAGAATGGTGAGCATATTATTGATGCTTCAGAAGTATCTACGAAAGTAATTTCCTTAGTGCATTTCTCAgttcctggttcctcatgctgtagatgagggggttcactgctggaggcagcacctgagtacaaaaatgcaaacaccaggtccagggatggggaagagatggaggggggcttcaggtaggcaaacatgGCAGTGCTGACAAACAGGGAGACTACGGCtaggtgagggaggcacgtggagAAGGCTTTGTGCcttccctgctcagagggcatcctcagcacggCTCTGAggatctgcacataggacagcgcaatgtaaagaaaacaaagaaatactaaggaaagagtaaagaaaagtgccccaacttccctgaggtaggcatctgagcaggagagcttgaggatctgggggatttcacagaagaactggtccacagcattgccttggcagaggggcagggaaaatgtcgtggccgtgtgcaggacagcattgagaaagccactgccccaggcagctgctgccatctggccacaagctctgctgcccatgaggctcccgtagtgcaggggcttgcagatggcagcGTAGCGGTCATAGGCCATGATGGTGAGAAATAGAATACTCTGCTCCAACCTAAGAAGACAGAAATAGAAGACCTGTGCAGTACAcccttgataggagatggccctggtgtcccagaaAACActggccatggctttgggcagagtggtggagatgcagcccaggtcgatgagggcgaggttgaggaggaagaagtacatgggggtgtggaggcagGTGGTCacaggctacggcggtgaggatgaggccgttgcccaggagggcagccaggtagatgcccaggaagagcgcgaagtgcaggagctgcagctcgcgcgtgtctgcgaatggcagcaggaggaactcgctcACAGAGCTGATGTTGGGCATTTGCTGCCCTTCATCAAGGGcactacagagaagaaaaatacagactgtTAGGGGAAATTTCCCTGTGAaatactcatttcttttctcattaaagCCTTCACAATGTCTTTCTTTCATTGTTACCTTTGTGTCTCTCCCTGGTTGTAGCCCTGCTTTATGCTTGCTGAGTGTCCTGTACTcagcagccacctctgcccATCAGCCCCCAACGGGCCACCTCTGCTCCACTGCAGTGGTAAATGTTGTTGCTGTGGTGGCAAACCTCAGCCAGAGGTCACGTCCAGGAGGGCTGCTCTGTCCATCCCCTGGTgcgcagctgctggctgcttgcagcACTCAGCTGGGGGATGGCTGCACTCAGAGGTTGTGCTAAAAAATTACATCTCCTTGTCTGCAGGTCCTaaagaacagcacagaaaaacccTGGTGCCATCTGTAAGtagagagaagggaggggatATTCTGAGGTTCATCACTAACCTGCTTAGGTCTCAGGTCAATGCAGTAGAAGCTCAGTCACCTGTGCAAATCCAACCACTCAGTTAACACAGAGTCTGCCCCAgaatcagagcaggaaaagcaggCAGAGACCTGCAGAAAGTGCCTTGTctttgcaggcagcccctgccctccccttcctctgaccaaggctgccctgcagcaccttctcctcTGCACCGCAAAAGCCACGAGAGAcatcctggcagctcctggccaggcaGAGATGTCCCGGACCCAGGAGCCCCTTCCAGGAACCTCCCCTgcactgtcctgcagccagagacttacCGAGGGCAGGGCTGTGAAGGTTTCTCCTGCACTGAGCTCTCGTCTGCCCGCAccctccaggctgcctggaatccctttctgcctgggtgcgtgcggtcagagcccccagccctgctgcgctgtgcagaggagctgctcctgggcagagctgtctctctgcaccacgggccctcttgccaggagctctctctgtcccaggagcccggcccagctcagcaccagacgCCCAGACCAAGGCATTGCAATCCCCCctcggggggctttggggaggagtCCACGaacctcaggcactgagagacaATTGAGGAAATCTCTCAAGAAGTCCAAGTCAGAGGCAAGTTCCCTGCAGTGTCCCCCTGagggccagcactgacacagcctcCCTTGGAGCTCGTTAGAGCAGAGCATTGCAGGCAGTGAGGACAAGGAGACAAAGGCAGTGTGAAGGTGACAGTGACGTGTAGACAAAGTGTATTTGTTTCACTAAGAACAAGGGCCCAGAGAATAGGAAATGATTTACaatttgaaaagacagaaaaggaagtgaaaatagtagtaataacaataataacttt
Protein-coding regions in this window:
- the LOC126913604 gene encoding olfactory receptor 14J1-like, with the protein product MPDTIEGHSLLSTWNRLPQGRKLSPTICHGLIQTALEEEEAPEHLQYVDGIVVLEQSILFLTIMAYDRYAAICKPLHYGSLMGSRACGQMAAAAWGSGFLNAVLHTATTFSLPLCQGNAVDQFFCEIPQILKLSCSDAYLREVGALFFTLSLVFLCFLYIALSYVQILRAVLRMPSEQGRHKAFSTCLPHLAVVSLFVSTAMFAYLKPPSISSPSLDLVFAFLYSGASVDRDNSQSHGHKDLGPVGTYSLANVLGPLRTRVS